The following coding sequences are from one Haliotis asinina isolate JCU_RB_2024 chromosome 3, JCU_Hal_asi_v2, whole genome shotgun sequence window:
- the LOC137279018 gene encoding acid-sensing ion channel 1A-like codes for MGSNKPLHEMVTVQGLPQICDANSNITRRVIWFLIFCGGLGFTTFNIYKQMALYLSIPVNVRVDQILDNTLSFPAITICNNNPMRGSFTNLFGWSDVFQVAYPYTDFDEQLPNVSVSQLDISDFYLGTQIFVNSTYGHLMENTIIKCDWESAPCGQDDFIYLDTDMGKCFTYNVNGSLLARNSGRAYGLRLLLNVQEEEYTRSHDGYLGTGFMVAVHAPEVIPIMSEMGMAVAPGSQHFVGIGVKEVTAQEGVSGCGKKPLKYITRNYSREACKMECEMAFIISMCKCKDYTNPSDDFELCNPEQFQGCYIPEKAKYLQSDTGCEAGCPEPCSYTRFTTQHSSAPLTRNYITAYTKAKGKTEEYWRRNLVILEMYMSSMTYEHIEKQLEYEILDLFCDIGGALGLLLGASLLTVLEVFDLLCITVFSVMFEKNKVHKIDKGDSPK; via the exons ATGGGAAGTAACAAACCTTTACACGAGATGGTGACTGTACAGGGATTACCTCAAATATGTGACGCCAATTCCAATATCACTAGACGGGTAATCTGGTTCCTCATCTTTTGTGGTGGACTTGGTTTCACCACTTTCAACATCTACAAGCAGATGGCACTTTATTTATCTATCCCTGTCAACGTGAGAGTGGATCAAATCCTTGACAACACCCTTTCCTTCCCAGCGATAACAATATGTAATAACAATCCCATGAGGGGTTCATTCACGAACTTGTTTGGATGGAGCGATGTGTTCCAAGTGGCGTATCCATATACTGATTTTGATGAACAGTTACCAAACGTCAGCGTAAGTCAGTTGGACATCTCAGACTTTTATCTCGGCACACAAATATTTGTGAACAGCACTTATGGACACCTCATGGAAAACACTATTATTAAG TGTGACTGGGAGTCAGCGCCATGTGGTCAAGACGACTTTATCTACCTGGATACAGATATGGGGAAATGCTTCACATATAACG TCAATGGGTCTCTGCTTGCTCGTAATTCCGGACGTGCATATGGTCTGCGCCTCTTGCTTAATGTACAGGAAGAGGAATATACTCGGAGTCATGATGGATACCTTGGAACAGGGTTTATG GTGGCTGTTCACGCTCCGGAGGTGATCCCAATCATGTCAGAGATGGGAATGGCGGTAGCCCCTGGCTCACAGCACTTCGTAGGTATAGGTGTAAAG GAGGTAACAGCACAGGAAGGTGTATCTGGTTGTGGCAAGAAACCTCTGAAGTATATCACGAGAAACTATTCCCGAGAGGCATGTAAAATGGAGTGTGAGATGGCTTTCATCATCAGCATGTGCAAATGCAAGGACTATACAAATCCAAGTGACGATTTTGAACTTTGCAACCCCGAACAGTTCCAGGGATGCTATATCCCAGAGAAAGCTAAATATCTGCAGTCAGACACTGGCTGTGAAGCTGGGTGCCCTGAGCCATGCAGCTACACCAGGTTCACCACCCAACACTCCAGCGCCCCACTGACCAGGAACTACATTACTGCGTACACCAAGGCCAAGGGTAAGACTGAAGAGTACTGGAGGAGGAATCTCGTCATTCTGGAGATGTACATGAGCTCTATGACCTACGAACACATTGAGAAACAGCTGGAATATGAGATCCTGGACCTGTTTTGTGACATCGGTGGAGCACTGGGGCTATTGCTTGGTGCCAGCCTGCTGACAGTGTTAGAAGTATTTGACTTGTTATGCATCACTGTCTTCTCTGTAATGTTTGAAAAGAACAAAGTTCATAAGATTGACAAAGGAGACAGTCCCAAATGA
- the LOC137277059 gene encoding acid-sensing ion channel 1-like — MGKCFTYNANGSLLARDSGRSHGLRVLLNVQEEEYTRSHDGYHGTGFMVAVHAPEVIPIMSEMGMAVAPGFQHLVGIGVKEVTAHEGIGGCGARPLKYLTRNYSREACKEDCELDFTIDMCNCKDFTNYSIDIAVCTAQQYQECYIPAKARYLQTDTGCEAGCPEPCSNTRFTTQHSSCPLTRNYITAYTKAKGKTEEYWRKNLVILEMYMSSMTYEHIEKQLEYEILDLFCDIGGALGLLLGASLLTVLEVIDFLFITVFSMVFDKNKVHKIDRGDSSK, encoded by the exons CCAATGGTTCTCTACTTGCTCGTGATTCCGGACGTTCCCATGGTCTGCGCGTCTTGCTTAATGTCCAGGAAGAAGAATATACTCGGAGTCATGATGGGTACCATGGAACAGGCTTTATG GTCGCTGTTCACGCTCCGGAGGTGATCCCAATCATGTCTGAGATGGGAATGGCAGTAGCTCCCGGATTCCAGCACCTCGTAGGCATAGGAGTGAAG GAGGTGACAGCACATGAGGGGATAGGCGGCTGCGGCGCCAGGCCTCTGAAATATCTCACGAGGAACTATTCCCGGGAGGCGTGCAAAGAGGATTGTGAGTTAGATTTCACCATCGACATGTGCAACTGCAAGGACTTTACAAACTATAGCATCGATATTGCAGTTTGCACCGCTCAACAGTATCAGGAATGTTACATCCCAGCTAAAGCTAGATATCTGCAGACAGACACTGGATGTGAAGCTGGATGTCCTGAGCCATGCAGCAATACTAGGTTCACCACCCAGCACTCCAGCTGTCCACTGACCAGGAACTACATAACTGCGTACACCAAGGCCAAGGGTAAAACTGAAGAGTACTGGAGGAAGAATCTCGTCATTCTGGAGATGTACATGAGCTCCATGACCTACGAACACATTGAAAAGCAGCTGGAATATGAGATCCTGGACCTGTTTTGTGACATTGGTGGGGCACTTGGGCTGCTGCTTGGTGCCAGTCTGCTGACAGTGTTAGAAGTAATTGACTTCTTATTTATCACTGTCTTCTCGATGGTGTTTGACAAAAACAAAGTTCATAAGATTGACAGAGGAGACAGCTCCAAATAA